The genomic interval CCGTGACGTCGGGGAGGGTCCACACCATATTAAAAGGGCTCCTCGGTAAAAGCAGATAACCGAATTCTCAACTATATAGGAATCTAAAAAAAACAATCCTCGCATCGGCTCTCCAATAAGGTCCGACTAATCATATTTTCTGACTTATTTATGTAAATGGAATTTTTAAGTGCAAAATTATCACTAAAAAAATAAATTCCATTTTAGACATATAAATAATGTCATACATACAGGAAATCTATATAGTGATTGACTGGTCTCGTCATACGGTTTTGATAAAATATTTGCCCTGTCAATTACAAATATGTATGAGATCGACAAAAATGGAATCATCCAGGGCGCATTAAAAATGATGATTTTGTAATAATAATTATTTCTAATAAAAGTGTTCTTATATTTTTAATTGCATGAATAAATTTTATGAAGATGATTTTTTTTTTATTCCTCCAACAATTCAACAAACGATCATGAACATGAATATCAGAAACAAGCTCGTTATCATCGTATTTTCCATGTGGATTTTAGGGTCTGTTTTGCTTGTCTTGCTCTCCTATCATACTGCAAGCAATCAGCAGATTGAAAGTATTCGCGCCAGGGTTCGTGACTATGCTGCACTTGGTGTCATGAGCATTCCTGTTGAAGATCATGTATTATTGAAAAATTCAGAAGATGAAGGTTCAGATTCATACGCGAGTGTAGTTGAAGCATTGCGCCGAATTCGAGACAATAGTTCTGGTCTCCACTTTGTGTACACGGTACGCAAGGGGGAAAACGGCGAAGTGATCTTTGTCGGTGATGCGGAGGAGAGCGAGGAGGATAAATCCCATATCGGAGAGGTTTACGAAGACGTTTCGCCACTGATGAAAAAGGCCGTGATGGGAGGGCTGCCCGGTCCAGCCGTGGAGAACGAATTCTACGAGGATCAATGGGGTACGTTTCTGAGCGCTTACGCTCCCATATTCACGGCTGACGGGCAAATGGACGGAGTGCTGGGAGTGGACATCTCCTTGGAGGACGTCAATATCATGTCCCGCGCCTTGCTGGGACGCATGGGCCTGTCTTTCACGGTCATCACCGCCATCATGATACCAGCCATCCTCCTTTTTTCACGAGGCATGGTCCGGCCGATCAAGACTTGCGTGGCCTTCACCGACCATTTGGCCCATGGTGATTTTTCCCGCGAAGTGCCAGAAGAATTGCGGCGACGAGGCGACGAACTGGGCGATCTGGCGCGTTCGTATCAGACCATGATCGGTAACAATCGTAACCTTATCCAGAGTCTGAACGTCGGAATACAGACGGTCTCGGCTTCAGTCGAGAGTCTCACGGCCTTTAGCGAAAAATCGAGCCACAGCGTTCACACCCTCGCGGAAAAAAGCTCCACCGCAACGGCGGCGGCCGATGAGTTGAGCAAGGATACCGTTGCCGTGGCAGGCAGCATGCAACAAACCTCCGCGAATCTGGACAGTGTGGCGGCGGCTACGGAAGAGATGACTTCCACCATAGCCGAGATCGCGGAAAATACAGAGCACGCCCGCACTACCACGGATCAGTTTTCGCGCCAGGTAGAAAGCTTCGCCACCCTGTTACACGATCTAGGCGCTTCGGCCCAGGACATAGGCAAGGTCACCGAAGCCATCTCCGGCATATCTTCCCAAACCAATCTTCTGGCCCTGAACGCGACCATTGAAGCCGCCCGGGCCGGTGAAGCCGGGCGTGGATTCGCCGTGGTTGCCAACGAAATCAAGGAACTGGCCAAGCAGACCGCCGAAGCCACCGACGACATCAGGATCAAGATTGGCGGTATTCAGAATGTGGCGGGAAACGCCGTTCAGGACATGGACGAAATCGTTCTGGCCATTCGCGAACTCAGTACATTCGTGTCCACCATTGCGGCCGCCATCGAACAGCAGTCCGCCGTGACCCGCGAACTGGCCGCCAACATCTCCGAGGCCACAGGCGGCGTGCAGGATACCAACGCCCTGGCGTCGGAAATGTCCCAGGCATCCGAAAGAATCGCGGCTGACATCGCCGGGGTGGATGCCGTGGCCGTCGTCATACGTTCCGGTTGCCTGGAGTTGCAGAATAACGTCGGGGATCTCTCCACGCTGGCCGGACAGTTGCAGGCTCTGATGGGGCGTTTCAAGGCTTGAGAACAGGGGGGGATGGACTCCCTTAAGGATGACGGACACGGCGTGCGAGGTGGACCGCGCCTCTTCTTCCGCAAGAAAAAAGAGCCGGGGCGGTCATTCGCCCCGGCTCTTTTTTCGCCTTACACTTCAAGCTGCTGTATCCCTTCCAGCGTCCACTGCGCGGAGGCCGAGCTTTCGTCGCGGCGGATGTGCCACATCTCGCGGATTTGTTCCGAAGGCGCGCCCGGGCCGTCTTCGCGGAGCAGGGCGTCGAAGAGGACGCTGATTACGGTTTCCTGGCCTTCGGTGCGGGATTCCAGGATGCGCGCGTCGACCATCAGGATTTCCGTGCGGCCCGGGGTGGGGTCGTCCGTGGCCTGGCGGGCGATTTCCGCGTGCACCTCGGGGCTTGTGAACTGGCGGATGTCGTCGATGTCGCGGCGGTCCCAGGAACCTTGCAGGCGGACGTAGAGGGCCTTGGCGCCCGACAGGAATTCCTGCTCGTCAATATCCTTCGGCAGCACGGGGGCTTGCTGGGCCTGGGGCTCCAGGCGCTGGCCCCAGCCGCCGCCGGATGCCGTCGTGTGCTCGGTCCCGGCCCCCTGGAAGGCGTACGGGGCGGAGTTTGCCGTGGCGGCGCGTCTCGATCTGATGAACTTGAAGAGCAGGAAGCCGCCTGCGGCCAGGAGCAGCATGTCGAGCATGCCGGGGCCGGCGAAGCCGCCGCCGAAGAGCATGGAACCGAGCAGTCCGCCCATCAGCAGGCCGCCGAACATGCCTCCGAGGCCGCCGAAACGCGAAGGCGAGGCGGGCGTGGCCTGCTGCGTCATGCCGGGGCTTTTATCCGCTGGTTTCGCGTAGCTCTTGTTGTACGAGGACTTGCTGCCGAAGGAGCCGCCTCCGCCCATTCGTTTGGCATCCGCAATGTCGGGCCAGGCGAAGCAGAGTGCCAGGGCGAAGAGGGGAAAAAAGAGATAGG from Desulfomicrobium apsheronum carries:
- a CDS encoding methyl-accepting chemotaxis protein, with the translated sequence MYTVRKGENGEVIFVGDAEESEEDKSHIGEVYEDVSPLMKKAVMGGLPGPAVENEFYEDQWGTFLSAYAPIFTADGQMDGVLGVDISLEDVNIMSRALLGRMGLSFTVITAIMIPAILLFSRGMVRPIKTCVAFTDHLAHGDFSREVPEELRRRGDELGDLARSYQTMIGNNRNLIQSLNVGIQTVSASVESLTAFSEKSSHSVHTLAEKSSTATAAADELSKDTVAVAGSMQQTSANLDSVAAATEEMTSTIAEIAENTEHARTTTDQFSRQVESFATLLHDLGASAQDIGKVTEAISGISSQTNLLALNATIEAARAGEAGRGFAVVANEIKELAKQTAEATDDIRIKIGGIQNVAGNAVQDMDEIVLAIRELSTFVSTIAAAIEQQSAVTRELAANISEATGGVQDTNALASEMSQASERIAADIAGVDAVAVVIRSGCLELQNNVGDLSTLAGQLQALMGRFKA
- a CDS encoding Tim44 domain-containing protein, whose protein sequence is MNSNSSSAAALPFPLAYLFFPLFALALCFAWPDIADAKRMGGGGSFGSKSSYNKSYAKPADKSPGMTQQATPASPSRFGGLGGMFGGLLMGGLLGSMLFGGGFAGPGMLDMLLLAAGGFLLFKFIRSRRAATANSAPYAFQGAGTEHTTASGGGWGQRLEPQAQQAPVLPKDIDEQEFLSGAKALYVRLQGSWDRRDIDDIRQFTSPEVHAEIARQATDDPTPGRTEILMVDARILESRTEGQETVISVLFDALLREDGPGAPSEQIREMWHIRRDESSASAQWTLEGIQQLEV